A stretch of Triticum aestivum cultivar Chinese Spring chromosome 1D, IWGSC CS RefSeq v2.1, whole genome shotgun sequence DNA encodes these proteins:
- the LOC123183405 gene encoding protein phosphatase 2C 53 isoform X2 has protein sequence MDALGAALPRLALADADAGPDDACGSPCSVASDCSSVASADFEGLLSPSGADAGPPSLLSDDLPAAAAEAAAVPGGACRSVFALDSPPLWGLESVCGRRPEMEDAAAVAPRFYRVPLWMVAGDGAAVDGLDRASFRLPAHFFAVYDGHGGAQVADYCRDKLHAALAEELRAAEDRVVGCDDLSSLDSKKQWEKALVDCFCRVDAEVEAPDTAGTTAVTAVVCSSHIIVSNCGDSRAVLCRGKAPLPLSLDHKPNREDEYARIEALGGKVIQWNGYRVLGVLAMSRSIGIEFLVMVSRKIFADCTGSSLFLEKKCW, from the exons ATGGACGCCCTAGGCGCCGCGCTGCCGCGGCTCGCtctcgccgacgccgacgccgggcCGGACGACGCGTGCGGGAGCCCCTGCTCCGTCGCCAGCGACTGCAGCAGCGTCGCCTCCGCCGACTTCGAGGGCCTCTTGTCCCCCTCCGGTGCCGACGCGGGCCCGCCCTCGCTCCTCTCCGACGACCTGCCCGCGGCGGCCGCCGAGGCCGCGGCCGTCCCCGGCGGCGCCTGCAGGAGCGTCTTCGCGCTCGACTCGCCGCCGCTCTGGGGGCTCGAGTCCGTCTGCGGCCGCCGCCCGGAGATGgaggacgccgccgccgtcgccccgcgatTCTACCGCGTCCCGCTCTGGATggtcgccggcgacggcgccgcGGTCGACGGCCTCGACCGCGCCTCCTTCCGCCTCCCCGCCCACTTTTTCGCCGTATACGACGGCCACGGCGGCGCCCAGGTCGCCGACTACTGCCGGGACAAGCTCCACGCCGCGCTCGCCGAGGAGCTGCGCGCCGCAGAGGACCGTGTCGTCGGATGCGACGACCTCAGCTCCCTGGACTCCAAGAAACAATGGGAGAAGGCGTTGGTGGACTGCTTCTGCCGCGTCGACGCCGAGGTGGAGGCGCCGGACACCGCGGGGACGACGGCGGTGACCGCGGTCGTCTGCTCGTCCCACATCATCGTCTCCAACTGCGGGGACTCGCGGGCGGTGCTGTGCCGGGGCAAGGCGCCATTGCCACTCTCTCTGGACCATAAG CCCAACAGGGAAGACGAGTACGCGAGGATCGAGGCGCTGGGCGGCAAGGTCATCCAATGGAATGGCTACCGAGTTCTCGGTGTTCTTGCCATGTCGCGCTCCATCG GTATCGAGTTTCTAGTTATGGTGTCAAGGAAAATCTTTGCAGACTGCACTGGTTCTTCTCTGTTCTTGGAAAAAAAATGTTGGTGA
- the LOC123183405 gene encoding protein phosphatase 2C 53 isoform X1 gives MDALGAALPRLALADADAGPDDACGSPCSVASDCSSVASADFEGLLSPSGADAGPPSLLSDDLPAAAAEAAAVPGGACRSVFALDSPPLWGLESVCGRRPEMEDAAAVAPRFYRVPLWMVAGDGAAVDGLDRASFRLPAHFFAVYDGHGGAQVADYCRDKLHAALAEELRAAEDRVVGCDDLSSLDSKKQWEKALVDCFCRVDAEVEAPDTAGTTAVTAVVCSSHIIVSNCGDSRAVLCRGKAPLPLSLDHKPNREDEYARIEALGGKVIQWNGYRVLGVLAMSRSIGDRYLKPYIIPVPEVTVVARAREDECLILASDGLWDVLSNEEVCDAARKRILLWHKKNATASSSISRGRSGGDGGSPDPAAQAAAEYLSKLALQKGSKDNITVLVVDLKAHRKFRSKTDNNNR, from the exons ATGGACGCCCTAGGCGCCGCGCTGCCGCGGCTCGCtctcgccgacgccgacgccgggcCGGACGACGCGTGCGGGAGCCCCTGCTCCGTCGCCAGCGACTGCAGCAGCGTCGCCTCCGCCGACTTCGAGGGCCTCTTGTCCCCCTCCGGTGCCGACGCGGGCCCGCCCTCGCTCCTCTCCGACGACCTGCCCGCGGCGGCCGCCGAGGCCGCGGCCGTCCCCGGCGGCGCCTGCAGGAGCGTCTTCGCGCTCGACTCGCCGCCGCTCTGGGGGCTCGAGTCCGTCTGCGGCCGCCGCCCGGAGATGgaggacgccgccgccgtcgccccgcgatTCTACCGCGTCCCGCTCTGGATggtcgccggcgacggcgccgcGGTCGACGGCCTCGACCGCGCCTCCTTCCGCCTCCCCGCCCACTTTTTCGCCGTATACGACGGCCACGGCGGCGCCCAGGTCGCCGACTACTGCCGGGACAAGCTCCACGCCGCGCTCGCCGAGGAGCTGCGCGCCGCAGAGGACCGTGTCGTCGGATGCGACGACCTCAGCTCCCTGGACTCCAAGAAACAATGGGAGAAGGCGTTGGTGGACTGCTTCTGCCGCGTCGACGCCGAGGTGGAGGCGCCGGACACCGCGGGGACGACGGCGGTGACCGCGGTCGTCTGCTCGTCCCACATCATCGTCTCCAACTGCGGGGACTCGCGGGCGGTGCTGTGCCGGGGCAAGGCGCCATTGCCACTCTCTCTGGACCATAAG CCCAACAGGGAAGACGAGTACGCGAGGATCGAGGCGCTGGGCGGCAAGGTCATCCAATGGAATGGCTACCGAGTTCTCGGTGTTCTTGCCATGTCGCGCTCCATCG GGGACAGATACCTGAAACCGTACATAATCCCGGTCCCGGAGGTGACGGTCGTTGCCCGGGCGAGAGAGGATGAGTGCCTCATCCTCGCAAGCGATGGCCTCTGGGACGTGTTGTCGAATGAGGAGGTGTGTGACGCCGCTCGCAAGCGGATCCTACTGTGGCACAAGAAGAACGCTaccgcctcctcctccatctccCGAGGAcgaagcggcggcgacggtggctcgccggatcccgccgctcaggcggccgccgaGTACCTATCCAAGCTCGCCCTCCAGAAGGGGAGCAAGGACAACATCACCGTCCTCGTGGTTGACCTCAAGGCGCATAGGAAGTTCAGGAGCAAGACTGACAATAACAACAGATAG